In one Sphingomonas sp. AP4-R1 genomic region, the following are encoded:
- a CDS encoding ribonuclease, with product MAEWLYEQGIGEARAALVEGGRILEMWIEPDEPGLRVGAICDAKLIRATDATGRARVTIDGTEADLVAVPPGTSVGRTLRVEVIREALPERGAVKLPRVRVTTAEMAEAPDLRARIVATGIPIRATSHGADPFEDHGWSERMEEAATGIVAHEDAMLRISLTPAMTLIDVDGGGPPAALAIAGARRSGEAIRCFGIAGSIGIDLPTLADKGQRQAAAAALDAVLPQPFERTAVNGFGFLQIVRRRERPSLPERIATDPALAAARALLRRAERAQGRGAVTLSAAPALIAVLEARPVWLIELQRRIGAEARLQANPGLPIFGAHAQRDHV from the coding sequence ATGGCCGAATGGCTTTATGAGCAGGGCATAGGCGAAGCGCGCGCCGCCTTGGTGGAAGGCGGCCGCATCCTTGAAATGTGGATCGAGCCCGACGAGCCCGGCCTGCGCGTCGGCGCCATCTGCGATGCGAAGCTGATCCGCGCCACCGACGCCACCGGACGCGCCCGCGTCACGATCGATGGGACCGAGGCCGATCTGGTCGCCGTACCGCCCGGCACGAGCGTCGGCCGCACCCTGCGCGTCGAGGTGATCCGCGAGGCCCTGCCGGAGCGAGGCGCGGTGAAGCTGCCCCGCGTCCGCGTCACCACCGCCGAGATGGCCGAGGCACCCGATCTGCGGGCCCGAATCGTTGCCACCGGCATTCCGATCCGCGCGACCTCCCACGGTGCCGATCCGTTCGAGGATCATGGCTGGTCCGAACGGATGGAGGAGGCCGCCACCGGCATCGTCGCGCATGAGGACGCGATGCTCCGCATCAGCCTGACCCCGGCAATGACGTTGATCGACGTCGACGGCGGGGGGCCCCCCGCCGCGCTCGCCATCGCGGGTGCGCGGCGTTCGGGCGAGGCGATCCGCTGCTTCGGCATTGCGGGCTCGATCGGCATCGATCTGCCGACGCTGGCGGACAAGGGGCAGCGGCAGGCGGCCGCGGCCGCTCTGGACGCCGTTTTGCCCCAGCCATTCGAGCGGACGGCGGTGAACGGTTTCGGCTTCCTCCAGATCGTCCGTCGCCGCGAACGCCCCTCGCTCCCTGAACGAATCGCCACCGATCCGGCTCTTGCGGCCGCCCGCGCCTTGTTGCGCCGGGCCGAGCGGGCACAGGGAAGGGGCGCCGTCACTCTCAGCGCCGCGCCGGCCCTGATCGCCGTCCTCGAAGCCCGTCCGGTGTGGCTGATCGAACTGCAGCGCCGAATCGGTGCCGAGGCGCGGTTGCAGGCGAACCCTGGCCTCCCCATTTTCGGTGCCCATGCCCAGCGCGACCATGTCTGA
- a CDS encoding DNA gyrase inhibitor YacG, protein MAEAAKPFCSQGCKDRDLLQWLSDGHRIPGPSVEEGEDMREDGLDS, encoded by the coding sequence GTGGCCGAGGCCGCCAAACCCTTCTGCAGCCAGGGCTGCAAGGATCGCGATCTGCTGCAATGGCTGTCCGACGGTCACCGCATTCCTGGGCCATCCGTCGAAGAAGGCGAAGATATGCGCGAAGACGGGCTGGACAGCTAG